Genomic segment of Sinorhizobium meliloti:
CTCCTCGTCAGTTTCGACCGGGATGCCGGCAGCGTCGGCCAGGAACCGCGCCGTTTCGATCGCCTTCTTCTCGCCACTGGCGACGATGCGTCCGAGCGAACGGACCCATGGCTGTTTCGCCGTGGCGTGCATGCGTTCTTCGCCGAGTTCGGACAGGCCCCATTGTGGCACGGAGACGGCGGGATCGATTCTGACCTGCGGATGGGTGAGATAGATGCCGAACACCGGAGGTGGCGCCGTCAGTGCGTCTTGCGGTAGATCCACAGCTGCGCCGGCGGAATGTTGCGCACGACGAAGTCGAAATGCTGGATTCGGTAGCGGTCCGGCATGGCGACGACCGGCGACATCGGACCGTAGGAGATCTGAACGACCGGGCGGCCGAAGGGAATGCGCGAGAGCAGGTCCTCGATGAGTTCGACGCGGCGATGCATCGGGAAATTCAACAGCGGCACGGCGGAAATGACGCTGTCGAACTGCTGATCCTTGAAGGCCCCAAGCGTCCGGGAAAGATCGAAGGCGTCGCCGTTGATGAAATGCACGCCGTCGAAATGCGCCTTGAGCTGATTGTAGAACTCGGTCGAGTATTCGATGGAAACCAGCTTTTCAGGCTCTATGCCGCGCTCGAGGATCGCCTTGGTGATCACCCCGGTGCCGGGGCCAAGCTCGAGGACCGGCAGACCGGATTCCGGATCGACTATGCTGGCCATGCGGCGTGCGGTGATGGCGGATGTCGGGAGGATCGCGCCGACCGCGCGAGTATTGCTCATCCAGCCCTTGAAGAAGCGGATCTCTTCGTCGAATTTCCGACCGAATTTTTCCTTCACCCTCAAGCGCAAGCTCATCGAATCCCCTCACAGTATGATTTGCAGTTGCGCTCTTATCGTGATTCGTGCGGCTGCGTGAGCGCTTATTCATAATGTGCTTCCATCTGCGGCAAAAACAAGTCCGACTGCGTCTAGAAACGACAGATCATGAACGATGCGCGACGGTTGAACTCGAAATCCGGTACGGTCTGAAAGCTTGAATCAGTTGAACTAGAAGTTAGCGTCCATTTTTTCAGCAAAACGACACATTTGCTTCTTATACGGGATTCCCGTATAGTGCCAACATGGAAGACCGGTTCGATCCTGCGAAAGACGCCGTCAATCGCGAGAAACATAAACTATCGTTGGCCTTTGGCCTGCGTATTTTCGACGACGGGGATCACTTGATCATCCCCTCCATTCGCGAGATCGACGGCGAGGAACGGTTCAAGGTGGTCGAGGTCGTCGGCGAGAGGCTGTTCACCGGCGTGTTCGTTTGGCGGGATAATTTACCCCGGTTCATATCTGTGAGAAGGAGCAACAAGGGTGAAGAACGAGCATATTACGTCCCCTGCTGATCCGGCCGATGCGGAAGATTTCGACGTGACGGCCGAAGCAATGAATCGCGGCCAGCGGGCTCGCCTGATTCGCAAGACAAGGACCGCGCTTGGTTTGTCGCAATCGGAGTTCGCAAATCGCTTTCGCGTTCCCGTTGGTACGCTGCGGGACTGGGAGCAAGCACGCGCCACTGCTCCGGATTTTGCCGTTGCTTATGTGCGCGTGATCGCGCAGCACCCCGATTTGGTTGCGCAGGCCCTCGCGTGAGCGCGCCTCTGGAATTCGATTAAGCGCGGTGCTGCGGCCTGTTTGATCTCCTCATCCCTGTGCGCGTCATAGGGATCCAGCCAGACCAAGTCCTTGGGCTGAAAGAACATTTCCCCGCGCCGCCGACGCGGCGCTGCTCTCATCTGTGTGACAAGCACAGAGACGAGAGCAGAGGAGAGAGTGCAGTCCTCCGATACGTTTCCTACAGCGCCGCGCGTCTTATCAGACGCGCAACGGTCGTTGTAGCACTTCGATCTGCTGCATGTTTTTGTCCTTGATCGGCAACGATCAAAGGAACCATGCAGTACGCCGCGCAGTCGGTACTCAAGGAATTCAAGCGCATCGAGCCATGCGTGCCGACAAAACCGACCAGAGCTTCAACGCCATTATCCATCTCGCAGCGGCCGTCATAAACTCAAGATGAATCTCAACGCGCCTTAGACTCGCATCGGCATCAGCACGTAGAGCGCATCCTCCGCGGCAAGATCGCGCACGAGCGTCGGCGAACCGGGATCGGCCAGCAGGAAGACCGCCTCGCTGCCGGTCAGTTGCCCGGTGATGTCGAGCAGATATTTGGCGTTGAACCCGATCTCGAGCGGATCGCTTTCGTAGCCGACCGGCAGTTCTTCGGTGGCGCTGCCGGAATCCGGATTGTTCACGGTCAGCGTCATCTGGCCGTCGGCAAGCGCAAGCTTCACGGCGCGGCCGCGTTCGGAAGAGATCGTGGAGACACGGTCGACGGCCTGCGAGAAGGACTGGCAATCGACGCGCAGTTCCTTGTCGTTGCTGGCGGGGATCACGCGCTGATAGTCGGGGAAGGTTCCGTCGATCAGCTTCGACGTCATGACGATGGAGCCGATCGTGAGGCGGATCTTCGCGTCCGATACCTCGACCGTCACCACCACGTCCGGATTGTCGAGCAGCTTCTGCAGCTCGCTCACGGTCTTGCGCGGAATGATGATGCCGGGCATGCCCTCGGAGCCCGAGGGCGCTTCGACATCCGCAC
This window contains:
- the pmtA gene encoding phospholipid N-methyltransferase PmtA, whose translation is MSLRLRVKEKFGRKFDEEIRFFKGWMSNTRAVGAILPTSAITARRMASIVDPESGLPVLELGPGTGVITKAILERGIEPEKLVSIEYSTEFYNQLKAHFDGVHFINGDAFDLSRTLGAFKDQQFDSVISAVPLLNFPMHRRVELIEDLLSRIPFGRPVVQISYGPMSPVVAMPDRYRIQHFDFVVRNIPPAQLWIYRKTH
- a CDS encoding helix-turn-helix domain-containing protein, with protein sequence MKNEHITSPADPADAEDFDVTAEAMNRGQRARLIRKTRTALGLSQSEFANRFRVPVGTLRDWEQARATAPDFAVAYVRVIAQHPDLVAQALA
- the dnaN gene encoding DNA polymerase III subunit beta, with protein sequence MRITLERSNLLKSLNHVHRVVERRNTIPILSNVLLRSDGASLEMKATDLDLEITEATPAQVEQAGATTVPAHLLYDIVRKLPDGSEVLLVTNAEGTAMTVASGRSKFSLQCLPQSDFPDLTAGTFSHSFRLKAPDLKMLIDRTQFAISTEETRYYLNGIFVHTVENNGDLKLRAVATDGHRLARADVEAPSGSEGMPGIIIPRKTVSELQKLLDNPDVVVTVEVSDAKIRLTIGSIVMTSKLIDGTFPDYQRVIPASNDKELRVDCQSFSQAVDRVSTISSERGRAVKLALADGQMTLTVNNPDSGSATEELPVGYESDPLEIGFNAKYLLDITGQLTGSEAVFLLADPGSPTLVRDLAAEDALYVLMPMRV
- a CDS encoding BrnT family toxin, encoding MEDRFDPAKDAVNREKHKLSLAFGLRIFDDGDHLIIPSIREIDGEERFKVVEVVGERLFTGVFVWRDNLPRFISVRRSNKGEERAYYVPC